In Maridesulfovibrio sp., the genomic stretch CTTCATCGAGGTCGAATCCTGCTATTTCCCCATCATCAAGAGAAATGCCTTCATCATCGAGGTCTTCTTCAGAGAAATCCTCTTCTTCAAAGTCCTCGTCATTTTCCTCGAAACGCTCTTCTGTGAAACTTCCTTCATCTTCTTCTATCTCTTCGTCATCACCGAACAGACTTTCTTCAGAAAGATCAGAACCATCATCGTCACCGAAAAGATCATCATCGTCGAAGAGATCGTCGCTTTCATCCTCACCTGCGGCAGGTGCTGCGGATTCGTCTAACTCGGTATCATTGCCACCGAAGAGCTCATCATCTATATCAAAATCATCTTCCTCTGCAGCGGACTCCCCAGCTTCGGGTTCTGCAAAGGACTCGTCGTCATCAAAAAGGTCGGCCCCTATCTCGGCATCCGCGGAATTATCGCCCGAACCGAACAGATCATCCTCCAGATCATCGGTATCCTCGGCTGTCGGATCATCTGCTTCATCAACACCGATATCACCGAAAATATCACCATCAAGCTCATCACCCAGCTCATCGGCGGCCTCATCAAAAAGGTCATCGTCGAAATCAACTTCCGGTTCTGGTTCAGGTTCCGGTTCTGGCTCTGGATCGGGTTCTGGTTCTGGTTTCGGCTTGGGAGCAGGCTTAGGTTCCGGCTTTGACTCCGGCGCAGACTGTTCCTCTTCAAGCATGGACTCAACTTCATCCTCCGGCTCTTGAGCCGGCGGTGTTACCTTAAAAATATTCCCGCATTTGGAGCATTTGACTTTTGCTCCGCCAGCCGGAATCTTACTTTCCGGTAAATTGAATTTGGTTCCGCAGTTTGAACACGTAATAATCATGGACCGATCCACCTGCCATTAAATAGGTTTAACCAACTTATATTTATAACAATTTTAACAAAAGGACGCCATCTGATCAGGCATTCTCGAGTTCATACACTGCACTTAAATACCTGTATTTTTCAGCATAGTCCATTCCGTATCCAACAAGAAAGCCACTCTCGAGTATAAATCCGGGAAATTCGACTTCCAGATCAATTTCCCGACGTTCTCTTTTATCAATCAAAGAACAGGTTTTCACACTCAACGGGTTACGTTTCGCAAAAACATGCTTCAGGAATTCAACAGAGTGTCCGGTATCAACGATATCTTCGACAATCAGCACATGCTTATCAGCTATAGAAACTTCCAGATCCTTGGAAAAATTCATATTTCCTGTTCTGCTTGTACCTGCACCGTAACTGGAAAGGCGCACAAAATCTATTTCAGGGTCAGAAGACAGTGCACGGGTGATATCAGCAAAAAAGAGGTAAGCCCCTTTAAGGACACACACGCAAACCAGAGGTTCCTTACCGTAAGTTTCTGAAATCTCTTTACCTAGTTCTTCAATTCTTTCCGCAATTATTTCTTTAGAAAAAACTTCTTTAAGGCAATGGCCCATGATAGTTTTCCTTTTTATTTCAGTTTCATATTCATTGGAATTTCATCACAATCCGGAAACTGGGGACAATTGATACAGTCCGCCCATATTTTCTGGGGCAGCGCATTTTTATCAGTCTCCTCAAAACCGAGCTTTGCAAAGAACTTCTCAATATTAGTCAAAACAAACACGTCGCAAATACCAAGTTCACGCGCTTCCTGAATACAGGCACCCACCATCTCCGCTCCGAGATTGGCCCCCCGTGCTTCAGGCACAACAACCAGAGACCGGACTTCTGCCAGACAATCCCAGCTTATGGCAAGTGCACAACAGCCAACAATTTTGCCGTCATTAGACTCCGCCACAAAAAAATCACGCAAGTGGCTGTATATGGAACTCAATGGACGTGGCAAAACCATAGCGTTCTGTGTACTTTCTTTGATGATGGTGTGGATATGCTTAACATCACCCATCATCGCCTTTCTTATTGTCGCCATATTATTTATCGGTCCTTCAATAACTTCTTAATATATCTTTCAAACATCTCACCGGGATAGCTGCCTTCCTTATCGAAAACACGCTCCCCGCCCGGGCCATAAACCATGGTCCTGGGGATAGACTGGATTCTGAATGAAGATCCGATATCATCAGCAGCAAAATAGACCTGATAATTGAATTTTGCATCATTAAGCATAAATTCATCAACCACATCACTGTCCTGATCCACGGCCACTCCAATCATTACCAGCTCATCATCAGAAAATTTATTGCGCAGTTCAATAAGTTCAGGAATTTCCGCGCGGCATGGCGGACACCATGTAGCCCAGAAATTGACAAGTACAACCTTGCCTTTGTTCTTAGTGATAATGTCCTGAACGCCCTGAGCATTGATAGTTTCAACACCTTCTGCAGTTTCAGCTTTCTTGCAGCCTGCCACAAGAAGCACAAACAGAACAAGCAACACACTTAATATATTCAATATTTTCATTAATCCTCCAGAAAGGAGCTTACATGCAATAACCAAGAAAATACTGCACTAGCAGATTCCATAAAATAATTCAAAAATCAGCAATTCCCGTTATTGGAGCAGTTTCTTGGTGACTTTGACCGCCGCAACAGCATCAGTGGACCAGCCGTCCGCTCCGATGGATTCACAAAATCCACCCGTAATTACCGCACCGCCAATCATGACCTTAATATTCAGACCGCGTTCCTTTATTAATTTGATGGTGTCTTCCATCTTGACCATGGTGGTAGTCATCAGGGCGGAAAGCCCCACAATCTTGGCTCCATGCTCTTCTGCAGCATTGACTATGGTCGTAGCGGGAATATCCTTACCAAGGTCAATTACATTGTAACCGTGGTTTTTAAGCATCAGACAGACAATATTCTTACCGATATCGTGAATATCACCCTCAACGGTAGCCATAATGATGGTTGCCTTCTCTTCTACATCCCCTGAGGCTTCAAGAAGGGGCTTGAGTTTTTCGAATCCCTTCTGCAGGGTTTCCGCTGATTGGAGCAACTGCGGCAAAAAATATTCCTTGCGCTCGTACTTTTCACCAACTTCCATAATTGCCGGGATCAACTCTTCATTTACCAGCTCAAAAGGAGCGCGCCCACCTTCAAGGTCACGCTCAACCAGTGCTATAATCGATCCGCGATCACCTTTGACAACTGCGTCAAAAAGGTTATCCGCGCCTGATTTTTCTTCTTTTTTACCACCGCCAGCGCCGCCGGAATGTCCACCGTCGCCGGAAGGAGTCCAATCCGCATAACGTTCAATGTATTGCTCAGCCTGCGGGTCACGGGCGAGCATTACTTCGTTGGCGTAAAGAGCCTCACGCAGACGAACGGAGTTGGGGTTGGAAATAAAAGCACACATGCCCTGCCCCTGACAAAGTGTCAGAAAGCTTGAGTTCAGCAGCTCTCGGGCCGGGAGACCGAAAGAGATATTTGAGAGCCCCAGCACGGTTGGCAGATTCCATTCTTCACGGCAATACTTGATGAAATCAAGACAATGACGGGCGGCCATGGGCTTGGATGAAACAGTCAGTGCCAAGGCATCAACCATAATCAGCCTGCGCGGAATACCCAGATCATCAGCCTGCTTGAGCAGCTCAGAAACAACTTCAACTTTCTCCTTACAGGTAATAGGCAGTTTGCTGCCGACGATAGGAAGCAGGATGAACGGAGCACCGAATTTCTTGCACAGAGGCCCGAGGCGCTCCATACGTCCAGGTTCACCACTGATGGAATTGACCAGCGGGGAACCCGGATATTCCCAAAGGGCAGCTTCCACCGCATCCGGGTTTGTAGAGTCGATGGATAGCGGAGCGGAATGCTGAGAGA encodes the following:
- a CDS encoding DUF3426 domain-containing protein encodes the protein MIITCSNCGTKFNLPESKIPAGGAKVKCSKCGNIFKVTPPAQEPEDEVESMLEEEQSAPESKPEPKPAPKPKPEPEPDPEPEPEPEPEPEVDFDDDLFDEAADELGDELDGDIFGDIGVDEADDPTAEDTDDLEDDLFGSGDNSADAEIGADLFDDDESFAEPEAGESAAEEDDFDIDDELFGGNDTELDESAAPAAGEDESDDLFDDDDLFGDDDGSDLSEESLFGDDEEIEEDEGSFTEERFEENDEDFEEEDFSEEDLDDEGISLDDGEIAGFDLDEDLGESLSKKKGKKKGKKGGKGVIITLIVLLLFGGGLGTAWYLKLWESLPFSVPFISSDDAGTANSDEPPSKRFSKFSFKDLRQFYVNNDKAGQLFIIEGKVVNNFSKPKELIEVEAQLFDDKGQVLDSKRLLCGNTLSLFQLEVQSKEEIEAGLGSKVGILSNNTLLKPGMDTPFMVVFFQPSPSVKEYVINVVDAKNPPKK
- the hpt gene encoding hypoxanthine phosphoribosyltransferase, whose protein sequence is MGHCLKEVFSKEIIAERIEELGKEISETYGKEPLVCVCVLKGAYLFFADITRALSSDPEIDFVRLSSYGAGTSRTGNMNFSKDLEVSIADKHVLIVEDIVDTGHSVEFLKHVFAKRNPLSVKTCSLIDKRERREIDLEVEFPGFILESGFLVGYGMDYAEKYRYLSAVYELENA
- a CDS encoding N-acetyltransferase gives rise to the protein MATIRKAMMGDVKHIHTIIKESTQNAMVLPRPLSSIYSHLRDFFVAESNDGKIVGCCALAISWDCLAEVRSLVVVPEARGANLGAEMVGACIQEARELGICDVFVLTNIEKFFAKLGFEETDKNALPQKIWADCINCPQFPDCDEIPMNMKLK
- a CDS encoding TlpA disulfide reductase family protein, with product MKILNILSVLLVLFVLLVAGCKKAETAEGVETINAQGVQDIITKNKGKVVLVNFWATWCPPCRAEIPELIELRNKFSDDELVMIGVAVDQDSDVVDEFMLNDAKFNYQVYFAADDIGSSFRIQSIPRTMVYGPGGERVFDKEGSYPGEMFERYIKKLLKDR
- a CDS encoding homocysteine S-methyltransferase family protein; the encoded protein is MPDFRKALSDDKIYFFDGGYGTFLQSRGLPAGMSPELFGLQSPDVIKAVHTDYVNAGANVLTTNTFGGSRPKLGADADVIGLNREMALIARSVAGDNVFVAGSVGPTGHFVQPLGEMTFKEMVEIYKEQITGLVEGGVDLILGETHFDLAEARAVVIAAREVCGLPVALSMTFESPAACLTGTSPATFIDTMQNMGVELMGTNCSAGPEQIFEVLQNMQPRLSSPLLVEANAGLPELDGNRNTVFRLQPEPFAEQSAKFVNVGAKFIGGCCGTGPDHIRALRNAVGEAKWQRPVPPENCQMVLTSRAQSVKIGFEQRGVIIGERINPTGKKVLIEELQKGQFTEAMKFAEEQLAVGAPVLDVNVGAPMVDEVAILPALVKEIFSQHSAPLSIDSTNPDAVEAALWEYPGSPLVNSISGEPGRMERLGPLCKKFGAPFILLPIVGSKLPITCKEKVEVVSELLKQADDLGIPRRLIMVDALALTVSSKPMAARHCLDFIKYCREEWNLPTVLGLSNISFGLPARELLNSSFLTLCQGQGMCAFISNPNSVRLREALYANEVMLARDPQAEQYIERYADWTPSGDGGHSGGAGGGKKEEKSGADNLFDAVVKGDRGSIIALVERDLEGGRAPFELVNEELIPAIMEVGEKYERKEYFLPQLLQSAETLQKGFEKLKPLLEASGDVEEKATIIMATVEGDIHDIGKNIVCLMLKNHGYNVIDLGKDIPATTIVNAAEEHGAKIVGLSALMTTTMVKMEDTIKLIKERGLNIKVMIGGAVITGGFCESIGADGWSTDAVAAVKVTKKLLQ